The DNA window GGCACCGCTTCGGGCCGGGTGACTCCGGTCAACGCGCTGCAGGAAGCCGCGGCGCGCGGCCTGACCGTGGCCGAGACGCTGGGCGGCGACGGCGACGGTTTCGATCGCCTGCTCAAACTGCGCGTGGTCGGCGAACAACGTACCCGCGAGATCGAGGCGACTCTGCACCGCGGCCCGCGCGTGGTCCGGCTGGACGGCGTGGAAATCGAGTTCGACCCGCAGGCGCACGTGCTGCTGCTGCGCAACGAGGATCGCCCGGGCATGATCGGCGCGGTCGGCTCCAAGCTCGGCGCGGCCGGCGTCAACATCGTCAATTTCGCCCTCGGCGCGGCCGGCGACGGGCAGGCGCGCGCGGCGATCACGGTCGACCGCCCGGTCGACGACGAACAACTCGCCGCCCTGCGCGCGACTCCCGGCATCCTCTCCCTGGCGCAGGTCTGATCATGCGGATATTGCTTGCCCGTCACGGCGAAACGCCGTGGAACGCCGAAGGCCGCTACCAGGGCCAGGAAGACATCGCCTTGTCGCCGGTCGGCGAATCCCAGGCCAAGGCGCTGGGCGCACGTCTGCGCGACGTGTCGATCACCCGCGCGGTGGCCTCGCCGCTGAGCCGCGCGCGCGCCACCGCCGAGCTCGCTCTCGGCGACGAGCGCGCGTCGATGCTCAAGCTCGATCCGGGCCTGATGGAGATCGCCCACGGCACCTGGGAAGGCCTGCTCGCCAGCGAGATCCGCGAGCGCGACGGCGACCGCCTGCGCGCTTGGCGCGAAACCCCGCACGAGGTGTTGATGCCCGGCGGCGAATCGATCGTCCACGTGCTCGATCGCGCCTGGCCTGCGTTCGCGCGCGCCTGCGACGGCCTCGGCGACGACGACACCTTGCTGGTGGTCGCCCACGACGCGGTCAACCGGGTGCTGCTGTGCAAAGTGCTCGGCATTCCGCTGGCCAAGCTGTGGACCTTCCGCCAGGCACCGACCACGCTCAACCTGCTGGAAGGCGACAACGTCGATCGGCTCGACGTGGTGCGGCTGAACGACTGCAGCCACCACACCGCGTTGTTCGGCGAAGCGGTGCACCGGGCGTTGTAAGCCGCCGCGGCCGCCGTTAGGGTGCGCGTGTCCGGACGGCCGGGCCCGCGCGCCGCGCGGGCGGCCGCCGGAGCGAAGAGGAACGGACTCGGTGGCGGATCAAGACGAATCCGGCGAGCGCGGCTCGCCGTTGTGGGTGCCGGGCGGCTGGGCCGGCCTGCTGTTGTTGCTGGTCGCGGGGCTGGCGGTGTTCGGCTACACCGCGGTGACCTTCGTGCCCGCGCCCTGGCTGGCCGGGCCGGTCGGCTACGGCTTGGCGATCCTGTCGGGGCTGGGGCTGCTGTGGCTGTTTCCGCGCCAGTCGCTGTCCGGCAGGCACAGCGTACAGTCGCTGCCGTTGCCGCAGCCGCTGGTCTTGGGCCTGTTCGGCATCGCGCTCAGCGCCATGAGCTGGTTCGCGCTGACTCTGGGCTTGCCGGGCTTGATCAACGAAGTGGCCGGTCATCGGGTCGAGGAGCCCTCGGTCATGCTCGGCCGGGTCCAGCACAGCCGGCGACGCTGCGATTACCGCATGGTCGGCGGACTGGCCGAGCGCACGCTGCGCGGCTATCTGTGCGTGGATCGCGACTTGGCCCTGCGCCATCTGAACGCGCCCGGCGCCGTGCGGGTCGTCGGCCGGCGCACGGCGCTGGGCTTGTCCGTGGTATCGGTCGAAGCCGAGCGTCCGGGCCGCCGCACCGATTCGACGACGCGCTGACCGCGGCGCTGGCGTCCGGCGGCATACTCGCCGCTCCGCCGCTCCGCCGCTCCGGTCCGCCGGCGCGGCTATCGTCGCTTTGCCCGCCTGGGCCGTCGCGGCCGGTGGCGCCGGCCGGCCTTCGCATCTGCGAAAATGCGCCGATGAACCGCACGCTCGCCGACTGGCTGTCCCACATCGAACGCATCCACCCCAAGTCCATCGACATGGGCCTGGACCGCATCCGCGAAGTCGCCCAGCGGATGCGCCTGGGCCGGCCCGGGCGCCGGGTGATCACCGTCGGCGGCACCAACGGCAAGGGCTCGACCGTGGCCTTCATCGAGGCCATGGCCCGCGCCGCCGGCTGGACGGTCGGCGCCTACACCTCGCCGCACCTGCTGGCCTACAACGAGCGCATCCGCATCGACGGGCGCGACGCCGCCGACGCCGACATCGTCGCCGCGTTCGAGGCCATCGAGGCCGCGCGCGGCGAGACCGCGCTGACCTATTTCGAATACGGCACCCTGGCGGCGCTGTGGTCGTTCGAGCGCGCCGGGCTGGACCTGGCGATCCTCGAAGTCGGCCTGGGCGGGCGCCTGGACGCGACCAATCTGGTCGACGCCGACGTCGCCGTGATCACCACCGTCGATCTCGACCACCAGGACTACCTCGGCCACGACCGCGAAAGCATCGGCTTCGAGAAGGCCGGCATCGCCCGCGCCTGGAAGCCGTTGGTGCTGGGCGACGACGACCCGCCGTCGAGCGTGCTGCGCCATGCCTATGTCATCGGCGCTTCGGCGGTGCGCGCCGGCTGCGACTTCTTCTTCGCGCCGACGCCGCCCGAGCCCGGTCAGCCGCCGCAGTGGCGCTGGCGCGAGGTCGGTTTCGGCGTCGACCTGCCGATGCCGGCGCTGGCCGCGCCGGTGCAGATGCGCAACGCCGCGGTCGCGATCGCCGCACTGCGCGCGCTGGGCAAGGCGCCGAACCGGCAGCAACTGGCCGAGGGCGTGGCCGCGGCGCGGGTGCCGGGGCGCTTGCAGCGCTTCGAGCGCGACGGGGTCGAGATCGTGGTCGACGTCGGCCACAACCCGCAGGCCGCGCGCGAGCTGGCCGCCTGGCTGACCGCGCAGCCGGCCGCCGGCCGCACCCAGGCGGTGTTCGCCGCGCTGGCCGACAAGGACGCGCCCGGCGTGGTCGCGGCCCTGGCCGAGCGCATCGACGCCTGGCATCTGGCCGGTCTGGGAGATGCCGGCGCGCGCGGACAGAGCGCGCAAGCGCTGGTCGAACGCCTGCGCGGCAGCGCCGCCGGCACCGGCACGGCGCATGCGGACGTGGACGCGGCCCTGGCCGCGGCGCGCACCGATGCACGCCCGGGCGACCGCATCCTGGTGCTGGGTTCGTTCCACACCGCGGCCGCGGCCCTGGCCTGGCTCGGCGCGCACTGAGCCGGGACGGCCGCAGGGCCGTGCCGAGTCGGGCGTTTCTGAATGCATCGCGCCGGCGCGCGTCCGAACCCCGGCCGGCGCCGCCGACGGGGGTATAATTCGCGCCGGTAACCGGTCCGCGAGCATCCCATAGCGATGGAACCTGCCCTGAAACAGCGATTGATCGGTGCGATGGTGTTGGTCGCACTGGCGGTGATCTTCCTGCCCATGCTGATCAAGGGGCCCGCGCCTGAAAGCGGCGCGTCCGACGTTCCGCTGTCCCTGCCCGACGCGCCCAAGGGCGACACCGAAACCCGCGAGCTGCCGTTGGTGACTCCGGGCGACGCGCCGCAAGGCGGCGTGGTCGGCCTGGACGGCGCCGCGCCGGCCGGCGACAGCCAGACCCTGCCGACGGTCGATACCGCGGCGCAGAACCAGGGCATGCATCCGGCCGCGACCGCGGGCGGCAACTACGCGGTCAGCTTCGGCAGCTACGCCAGCGCCGGCGACGCCGACAAGGTGATCGCCGCGCTGCGCGCCGCGCGCCTGCCGGGTTATCAGGAAACCGCATTGGGCGCCGGCGGGCGCACCGTGCACCGGGTCCGGATCGGGCCGTTCGCGACCCAGGCCGACGCCGAGGCCGCGCGCCTGGGCTCGACCAAGGTCCGCAACGACGTCAACGCCAAGGTGGTGGTGCTCGACGCCGACGCCGCCGAACCGGCCGGCGCCGCGCCGGTCGCGACCGCGCCGGCGGTCAGCGCGCCGCAACCCCTGGCCGACAGCCCGCCGGCCAAGCCCGCGCCGCTGCCGGCGGAAACGGCCAAGCCCGTGGCCGCCAAGCCTGTTCCGGCCCAGCCCCAACCCGTCAAGCCCGAACCGGCCAAGCCGGTGGCGAGCAAGCCTGCGGAAACCAAGCCGGCGTCCAAGCCGGCCGAAACCAAGCCGGCCGAAACCAAACCCGTCGCCGAGGCCAAGCCGGTGCCGGCCAAGCCCGCCGACGCCGCCAAGCCGGCGCCCAAGCCGGCCGCGTCCGGCACCGGCTTCGCCGTCCAGCTCGGCGCCTTCGGCAATGTGGAAGAAGCCAACAAGCTGCGCGATCGCGCGCGCGCCGCCGGCTTCAGCGCCTTCGTCGAACAGGTCCGTACCGACAAGGGCACGCTCAACCGCGTGCGCCTCGGTCCGGTGGTCAATCGCGCCGACGCCGACAAGCTCAAGGCCCAGGTCGCGGGCAAGCTGGGCGTCGGCGACGCGCTGGTCAAGCCGCACCCGTAAGCCAACGGGCGACGGCGCAGCAATCAGGGGCCGGCGCAGGGCGCGCCGGCGCAACGCGCATCGTGGACGCGCTTCGAGGCGGGGGATCGCCATGATCGAGGTCGCGCCGATGCGCAGAGGGAGCGGCACGCTATGACGGCATTGGATTGGGGTTTGGCGTTGATCGTCGGCTTGTCGGCCTTGCTCGGCCTGGCCCGCGGACTGATCGGCGTGGCGGCCTCGCTGGCGGCCTGGCTGCTGGCGGGGGTGGCCGCGGTCGTGTTCGGCGGCGACGTCGGCCGCAGCCTCGGCGACGGCCAGGTCGGCTGGGGCGAATACCTCGGCGGTTATGCGCTGTGCTTCGTCGTGGTCTGGGTGGGCGTGGGTCTGATCGGCTGGGTCGTGCGCCGGATCGCGCATTCCTATGGTCTGTCGGAGATGGACCGATTGCTGGGCCTGGCGTTGGGCGCGGTGCGCGGAGTGATCTTCGCCTGCGCCTTGCTGGTGTTCCTGGGCATGACCACGCTGCCGCGCGAACGCGCCTGGCGCGAGTCGGGCCTGGCCGCGGTGCTGATGCCGGGCGCCGAACTGATGCGCAGCGCCTTGCCGGAGGCGATGGCGCGCAAGGTCGACCTGGAGGGCCGCGGTACCTCATTGCAGGCCTCGGTGCAGGAACAGGCCGAAGGCCTGGAAAAGGAGTTGAAAGGCCGCCTGCCGAAAGGATTGCCGGATGCGCTCGGCGACCCGGCGGCGACTGCGGCCGGCAAGCCCCAGGGCGGAGCGCTGCCGCAGGCCTTGCCGGAAGATCTGGGCGGGCTGTCGCAGGCCTTGCCTGCAGCGGTGCGCGACCTCATACCGGGGGCGAACCGCGGCGCGGACCGCGCGCAAACGGGACGGGTCGAAGGCGATCCGGCCCAGGTCGATTCGGAACGGCGCGACGACAAGCAGGTGCAGTAACGGCCGCGCGCATCGGCGCAGCGGCCGGCGGACGACGGACCGGGACGACGGCAAGGCGAAACACGGCGGATGGCGCGGCACGGCGCCGGGCGGAGCGCGAACGGGCGCAGCGTGGAATCGCGACGGGGACGGCCCCGGCGCAAGGCAACACGATCGAAGCAAGACTTTCTTTCATCGCGGCGGTGCCGTCGACCGGCGCCGCGCAGACACCAGACTCTCAGCAGGATTCAAGCGCTATGTGCGGCATTCTCGGAATCGTCGGCAACACGGATGTCGCCGCCCAGCTCTACGACGGCTTGACGGTGCTGCAGCACCGCGGCCAGGACGCGGCCGGCATCGCCACCGCCGACGGCAGCCGCCTGCGCGTGCACAAGGGCAACGGCCTGGTCAGCGATGTGTTCGACGAAGCCTCGATGCGCCTGCTCGAAGGCCGGGTCGGCATCGGCCACTGCCGCTACCCGACCGCCGGCAGCGAAGGCTCGGACGAGGCGCAGCCGTTCTACGTCAACTCGCCGTTCGGCATCGCCCTGGCCCACAACGGCAACCTGATCAACACCGATACCCTGCGCCGCGAGGTGTTCGAGCAGGACCGCCGCAACGTCAACACCGAGTCCGACTCGGAAGTGCTGCTCAACGTGTTCGCCCACGAACTCGACCGCCAGCGCGCGCTGACGGCCGAGGCGGCCTTCGCCGCCATCGAGGGCGTGCACCGCCGCTGCATCGGCGGCTATGCGGTGGTCGCGACCGTGCTCGGCCTGGGCCTGGTCGCGTTCCGCGACCCGCACGGCATCCGCCCGCTGGTGCTGGGCAAGCGCAACGTCGGCGGCCAGGACGAATACGCGGTCGCTTCCGAATCGGTCGCGCTGGACCTGCTCGGCTTCGAGCGCGTGCGCGACGTGCGCCCGGGCGAAGGCATCGTGGTGACGCCGCGCGGCGAGCTGTTCGCGCACCAGTGCGCCGAGCCGCGCAAGCACACGCCGTGCATCTTCGAGTACGTGTACTTCGCCCGTCCCGATTCGATGATGGACGACGTCTCGGTGCACAAGGCGCGCATGCGCATGGGCCAGACCCTGGGCGAGAAGATTCTGCGCCTGCGTCCGGACCACGACATCGACGTGGTGATCCCGATCCCCGACACCTCGCGCGATTCGGCGCTGGAGATCGCCAACACCCTCGGGGTGAAGTACCGCGAGGGCTTCATCAAGAACCGCTACGTCGGCCGCACCTTCATCATGCCGGGGCAGGGCGAGCGGGCGAAATCGGTGCGGCGCAAGCTCAACCCGATTCCGCTGGAGTTCCGCAACCGGGTGGTGCTGCTGGTCGACGACTCGATCGTGCGCGGCACCACCTCGCGCCAGATCGTGCAGATGGCGCGCGACGCCGGCGCGCGCAAGGTCTACCTGGCCTCGGCCGCGCCGCCGGTGCGCTACCCCAACGTCTACGGCATCGACATGCCCTCGGCCGAGGAACTGGTCGCGCACGGCCGCAGCGACGAAGACGTGCAGACCTTGCTCGGCTGCGACTGGCTGATCTACCAGGACCTCAGCGACCTGGAGCAGGCGGTGTCCGGGCCCAAGCACCGGATCGAGCATTTCGATTCGTCCTGCTTCAACGGCGACTACGTCACCGGCATCGAGCCGGGCTATTTCGAGCGCATCCAGCAGCTGCGTTCGGACGACGCCAAGAAAAGCCGCCGCGCTTCGTAAGCGCGGCCTGGACGGACCCGGCATGGACTTGTTCGACGCCGCCCGCGCCTGCCTCGACGCGGATACGCCCGAAGCCAAGGTCGAGCTGAGCTTCGCCTATGCGGCGGCGTTCGAACGCGGCGAACTGGCGATTCCCGCCGATGCGCCGCCGCCGCAGCCGATCCGCATGCCGGGCCGGCCGCCGCGGCCGGCGCTGGTGCACCCGCGCGAACTGCCCAAGCGCGGCTTCGGCACCGCCGAGGGCCGCGCCGCCTTCATCCACGCCATCGCCCATATCGAGTTCAACGCCATCGACCTGGGTTGGGACGCGGTCTACCGTTTCCGCGGCCTGCCGGCGCAGTTCTACGCCGACTGGGTCGGGGTGGCCCAGGACGAAGCGCGCCACTTCGGCCTGCTGCGCGCGCGCCTGCGCGAGCTGGGCTACGACTACGGCGATTTCGACGCCCACAACGGCCTGTGGGAAATGGCCGAAAAAACCGCCCACGACGGCCTGGCGCGAATGGCGCTGGTGCCGCGCGTGCTGGAGGCGCGTGGGCTCGACGTCACGCCGGGGATGATCGTCAAGCTGCGCTCGCTCGGCGACACCGACACGGTGGCGATCCTGGAAACCATCCTGCGCGAGGAAGTCGCCCACGTCGCCGCCGGTTCGCGCTGGTTCCGCTGGTACTGCGAGCGCGCCGGAGTCGATCCCAATCCGCGCTTCCGCGAACTGCTGGCCGAGTACGCCCGCGCCGTGCTGTACGGGCCGTTCAATTTGGAAGCGCGCAGCGCCGCCGGTTTCGACGAGGAAGAGCTGCGCATGCTCGAGGCCTTCGTCGAGCGCTGATTCCGCGCTGCGCCGCAGCAGCCGGCGGGCAGGCCGGGACAAGCCAGCCGCCCGATGATGTGCCATCGTCGCGGTTCCGCACCAGGGAGAGGTAGGGGATGAAGCGATCCATCGCACTGGCCGCGCTGTGGGCGGCGAGCGCGGCCGCCGCGCCGCCGGCGCTGACCGGCGAGGACTATGCCCGCGCCGAAAAGCTGCTCGACTACCGCCTGCGCGGCACGATCAAGAACGCCCGCATCGAGCCGCAATGGCTGGCCGACGGCCGCTTCTGGTACCGCTGCGACGGCGAGCAAGGGCCGGAGTACGTGCTGGTCGACCCGGCCGCGCGCGGCCGCCAACCGCTGTTCGACCCGCCGCGCCTGCACGCGGCGATGCGCGCCGTCGTGCCGGCGGCCGCGGCGCCGCAACCGCTGGCGGTCGAAGCCGACGGCGATGCCCTGCGCCTGCGCCTGCGCGGCGACGGCGAGCGCGAACTGGACTGCGAGCTGCGCGAGTATCGTTGCCAAGCCATGCCGGCGCGCAGCGATCCCTTGGCCCTGGTCTCGCCCGACGGCGCCCGCGCGGTGTTCGTGCGCGATCACAACCTGTGGCTGCGCGACCTGCGCAGCGGCGCCGAGCGCGCGCTGACCCGCGACGGCGAGCCGCACTATGGCTACGGTACGCTGCCCGACTTCGCCCTGCGCGCGGTGCCCAGCCGACAAGGCCGCTGGCGCGCGCCGCCGTTCGCGCTGCGCTGGTCGCCGGACGGCCGGCGCCTGTTCGGCACCCGCTTCGACGAACGCCGCGTCCAGCCCTATCCGATGGTGGCGATGGCGCCGGCCGACGGATTCCGGCCCAAGGTCTACGATGTGCGCCTGAGCCTGCTGGGCGACGCCGAGAGCGTGCGCGACGAATGGTACGCGGTCGATGTCGACAGCGCCGCGGCCGACGGCGCTGCGGTGCGGCGGATCGCGATTCCGCTCGGCTGGAACAACGTCGCCGAAGCCGACGTGCTCGGCTGGTCCGGCGATGGCCGCCGCGCCTACGCGGCGATCGCCCGCTACGACCGTCCGGCGCGGATGCGCCTGGTCGAGGTCGACCTCGACCGAGGCGTGCTGCGCGAGGTGCTGGAAGAGCGTTCCGACACCCGCATCCAGCTCAACGACTACCTCTACAGTCGTCCGGCGGTGCGCATACTGGCGGCGCGCAATCGGGCGGTGTGGTTCTCCGAGCGCGACGGTTGGGGCCATCTGTACCTGGTCGATCTCGGCGACGGCCGGGTGCTGCGCCGGCTGACCCGCGGCGATTGGCTGGTGCGCGATCTGGTCGGGGTCGACGAGGCGCGCGGCGAGTTGTACTTCACCGCCGGCGGACGCGAGCCGGGCGATCCCTATCAGCGCCGGCTGTACCGAGCGAGCCTGGACGGCGGCGAGCCGGTGCTGCTGACGCCGGAAGCGGCCGACCACGCGGTCGACCCCGGCGCCAGCGCGATCCTCGGCGGCGCGCCGAAGCAATGGCTGTCGCCGAACGGCGACTACGTGGTCGACAGCTATTCGACGCTGGACGCGCCGCCGCGCGCCGTGCTGCGCTCGACCCGCGACGGCGCGGTGGTGATGGAACTCGAACGCGCCGACGCCTCGGTCGCCTACGCCGCCGGCTGGCGCCCGCCGCAACGGGTGCGGCTGAAGGCGGCCGACGGGCGCAGCGACATCTACGCGACCGTGTTCCTGCCGCCGGGCTATTCGGCCGACGACGCGCAGCCGAAGCAGTATCCGATCATCGACGGCTTCTACGGCGGCCCGCAGATCACCAATGCCCCGGTCGCCCTGGCCGATGCGGTCGCGGCGACCAACCCGGTCTCGCGCGCCAGCCTCGCCGCACTCGGGTTCGTCGTCGTCACCATCGACGCGCGCGGCACGCCGGGGCGCGCGCAGGCCTTCCACGACGCCAGCTTCGGCCCGTTCGCCGA is part of the Lysobacter firmicutimachus genome and encodes:
- a CDS encoding histidine phosphatase family protein is translated as MRILLARHGETPWNAEGRYQGQEDIALSPVGESQAKALGARLRDVSITRAVASPLSRARATAELALGDERASMLKLDPGLMEIAHGTWEGLLASEIRERDGDRLRAWRETPHEVLMPGGESIVHVLDRAWPAFARACDGLGDDDTLLVVAHDAVNRVLLCKVLGIPLAKLWTFRQAPTTLNLLEGDNVDRLDVVRLNDCSHHTALFGEAVHRAL
- the folC gene encoding bifunctional tetrahydrofolate synthase/dihydrofolate synthase → MNRTLADWLSHIERIHPKSIDMGLDRIREVAQRMRLGRPGRRVITVGGTNGKGSTVAFIEAMARAAGWTVGAYTSPHLLAYNERIRIDGRDAADADIVAAFEAIEAARGETALTYFEYGTLAALWSFERAGLDLAILEVGLGGRLDATNLVDADVAVITTVDLDHQDYLGHDRESIGFEKAGIARAWKPLVLGDDDPPSSVLRHAYVIGASAVRAGCDFFFAPTPPEPGQPPQWRWREVGFGVDLPMPALAAPVQMRNAAVAIAALRALGKAPNRQQLAEGVAAARVPGRLQRFERDGVEIVVDVGHNPQAARELAAWLTAQPAAGRTQAVFAALADKDAPGVVAALAERIDAWHLAGLGDAGARGQSAQALVERLRGSAAGTGTAHADVDAALAAARTDARPGDRILVLGSFHTAAAALAWLGAH
- a CDS encoding SPOR domain-containing protein codes for the protein MEPALKQRLIGAMVLVALAVIFLPMLIKGPAPESGASDVPLSLPDAPKGDTETRELPLVTPGDAPQGGVVGLDGAAPAGDSQTLPTVDTAAQNQGMHPAATAGGNYAVSFGSYASAGDADKVIAALRAARLPGYQETALGAGGRTVHRVRIGPFATQADAEAARLGSTKVRNDVNAKVVVLDADAAEPAGAAPVATAPAVSAPQPLADSPPAKPAPLPAETAKPVAAKPVPAQPQPVKPEPAKPVASKPAETKPASKPAETKPAETKPVAEAKPVPAKPADAAKPAPKPAASGTGFAVQLGAFGNVEEANKLRDRARAAGFSAFVEQVRTDKGTLNRVRLGPVVNRADADKLKAQVAGKLGVGDALVKPHP
- a CDS encoding CvpA family protein, translating into MTALDWGLALIVGLSALLGLARGLIGVAASLAAWLLAGVAAVVFGGDVGRSLGDGQVGWGEYLGGYALCFVVVWVGVGLIGWVVRRIAHSYGLSEMDRLLGLALGAVRGVIFACALLVFLGMTTLPRERAWRESGLAAVLMPGAELMRSALPEAMARKVDLEGRGTSLQASVQEQAEGLEKELKGRLPKGLPDALGDPAATAAGKPQGGALPQALPEDLGGLSQALPAAVRDLIPGANRGADRAQTGRVEGDPAQVDSERRDDKQVQ
- the purF gene encoding amidophosphoribosyltransferase, whose amino-acid sequence is MCGILGIVGNTDVAAQLYDGLTVLQHRGQDAAGIATADGSRLRVHKGNGLVSDVFDEASMRLLEGRVGIGHCRYPTAGSEGSDEAQPFYVNSPFGIALAHNGNLINTDTLRREVFEQDRRNVNTESDSEVLLNVFAHELDRQRALTAEAAFAAIEGVHRRCIGGYAVVATVLGLGLVAFRDPHGIRPLVLGKRNVGGQDEYAVASESVALDLLGFERVRDVRPGEGIVVTPRGELFAHQCAEPRKHTPCIFEYVYFARPDSMMDDVSVHKARMRMGQTLGEKILRLRPDHDIDVVIPIPDTSRDSALEIANTLGVKYREGFIKNRYVGRTFIMPGQGERAKSVRRKLNPIPLEFRNRVVLLVDDSIVRGTTSRQIVQMARDAGARKVYLASAAPPVRYPNVYGIDMPSAEELVAHGRSDEDVQTLLGCDWLIYQDLSDLEQAVSGPKHRIEHFDSSCFNGDYVTGIEPGYFERIQQLRSDDAKKSRRAS
- a CDS encoding ferritin-like domain-containing protein, giving the protein MDLFDAARACLDADTPEAKVELSFAYAAAFERGELAIPADAPPPQPIRMPGRPPRPALVHPRELPKRGFGTAEGRAAFIHAIAHIEFNAIDLGWDAVYRFRGLPAQFYADWVGVAQDEARHFGLLRARLRELGYDYGDFDAHNGLWEMAEKTAHDGLARMALVPRVLEARGLDVTPGMIVKLRSLGDTDTVAILETILREEVAHVAAGSRWFRWYCERAGVDPNPRFRELLAEYARAVLYGPFNLEARSAAGFDEEELRMLEAFVER
- a CDS encoding S9 family peptidase; translation: MKRSIALAALWAASAAAAPPALTGEDYARAEKLLDYRLRGTIKNARIEPQWLADGRFWYRCDGEQGPEYVLVDPAARGRQPLFDPPRLHAAMRAVVPAAAAPQPLAVEADGDALRLRLRGDGERELDCELREYRCQAMPARSDPLALVSPDGARAVFVRDHNLWLRDLRSGAERALTRDGEPHYGYGTLPDFALRAVPSRQGRWRAPPFALRWSPDGRRLFGTRFDERRVQPYPMVAMAPADGFRPKVYDVRLSLLGDAESVRDEWYAVDVDSAAADGAAVRRIAIPLGWNNVAEADVLGWSGDGRRAYAAIARYDRPARMRLVEVDLDRGVLREVLEERSDTRIQLNDYLYSRPAVRILAARNRAVWFSERDGWGHLYLVDLGDGRVLRRLTRGDWLVRDLVGVDEARGELYFTAGGREPGDPYQRRLYRASLDGGEPVLLTPEAADHAVDPGASAILGGAPKQWLSPNGDYVVDSYSTLDAPPRAVLRSTRDGAVVMELERADASVAYAAGWRPPQRVRLKAADGRSDIYATVFLPPGYSADDAQPKQYPIIDGFYGGPQITNAPVALADAVAATNPVSRASLAALGFVVVTIDARGTPGRAQAFHDASFGPFADPQIDDHVAAIRQLAERYPGLDLDRVGVYGHSFGGYASTRAILRRPEFYRVAVSSAGSHNYQGMYGGGVHGLERLLAGPPVYGESGPRRPAPDAVPDNYRALDNASLADRLRGKLLLVYGDLDENALPATTVQLTAALIRADKDFDLLYLPNQDHELFRNDAYYTRRMWDYFVRHLMGSEPPRDYRLQQPAKPGL